The following DNA comes from Rosa rugosa chromosome 5, drRosRugo1.1, whole genome shotgun sequence.
AATGTTCAAGTAACTTGACACTACAGGAGTTTGAACCGATTAGGTCAAATTCGAACCCCATTTGATTCTTGACCCACATGACAACCCAATGCATAGGGGCCTTCTGACAAGACTTGCCCCTgctttcaccctgaaatccaaagtgaccttatgaggcccaccttagaagaaatttcaCAAAagatttggcagaacttcccttAAAAGTGAATTACCCAAACTTGTGATAAAACAACTGAACATTTCTAATAGCCAAAAATATCTCCTCAACAGTTCAACTTCCACAATTAATATAAAATAAACTAAATTCAAATCTCAAATATCTATTTATGtcggtaatcagagcaatctaaacaATGAATTGAAATGAGGTACAAATCGGTCAAACATTTAACCTATAGGAAGTCGGAAGTTGTGAACATTATGCATCGACGCCTACGCACGCTTGACCTGAACCTATTTGCAAATTGGGCACGTAAAACCGAAAAGCCCAAGGAAAAGTatttaaaaaccgttagagtgagtgaacaaaaaaaaagcatttacaaaggaaataaaaaaagatTTAATGTTTTcccaattttattttcatataaAAACCAAGCATGCGGTAATTTATCGTAAAAATACTTTTAAATGCTAACTGAAACGAGCATCTCAAAAATAGTGCAAAAACTCGTGAAAACCCTCTTAATTAATCTCTGTTAATGAAATCTCAACTCATGATGTAAATCATCTCGAAAACCGTTTCAAAATGAGATACTCATATGGTAAAATATCTCAAAATCAATAAGAAATCTCAGAAATCTCAATAAAAATACATAAAAtagattcaaatttgctcaccacttttattttgtggtgatatcaccaccctATTAAAACTTGCCACGTCATATAGAATTAATTGAATacttaaaatataattttttaataaaacatcatgataAACTATaattgtcacaccccgaattctgaatttaagtaattcatattcgaagcatgaacctcaaataccctgtttataatctcagaatttttttttctcaaaatcaactgcacattacacctctcgataattacataaaccaaatcctcaagctacttattacagtacactctcaccaaaacaaattataaagctcaagagagcacaattctcctcacaaaacaaatgctataaatgtaATACTAATattctaaaccgcacgatcactgccctgattctcctgacctgtaagactacccgctacacaatttgaatagtgtaccgggagttgcaacaacacaaaacccggtgagcttttgacagcccgtatgagtaaacaagaaagaactgttgatttattcaattatatttattataactcaagtaaacaatcgacgcactcacaatgtaattccaaaaatcacagaaacatatataagcatatttattctcgatacttcttttaaaactcagcatttgactgatcaccaccaacaaatattgcaacattaatatgtgaaataacattaaagcaaagcatgcttgattctctttccactaacaccttcacatattaacaatatatcacaaatagatatttgatcaaaataatataagtacacttttctttttagtgaattttcggattaactggtaacaaatcataaatacaagtgctagggtccaacgtactatacccaaagcactagtaagccaggttgactggtaacaaatcataaatccacgtactagggtccaacgtactatacccaaagtacgggaaagccgcagcatactagggtccaacgtactatacccaagtatgtatactcaaagtaagcaaccttcctaagagtataatagtgcactatctgtagggactagggcccaaggctaacttccacatatcaccaaaacacatttaccagtaattcacttaagcacggggtagtagataacacccgacttcacaattgtacttctcagacataatcaaaatcaccaaaatacaatctttatgatttatagatcgtatatatgtatatgtacacccacataaatagacatattatttcaagacaaatctttatttcttaaaataatttccacatattcaccattgggcatataaaatagctttcacaccacatgatcaacatttcattattcaacaattaaatgcgagattaatagcttgaataatatccaattcattctcaattatttcatcacaccaatcacacgtcaaccaatatatatattccacgtaaatatatatatacgtaatcatccgctcagggatgaccactaataccaactatagttcaagcataaaaaccgtgaaattcatttgtataataaaatcattttacttacctatggaccgtagttgatcaagtccatatgattgaaaacaaatatttattccacaaatattttcacacaattgcgacaaaaataaagtaattaaatttattcggttcgtaatatgaaccacgtgaggtttactcacctctaatccagctgcgtcttcttaacagctaaaacaacaattttcccgaattgtccgccaaatcaatccgtcgataacctaatccaataatgatcttaacttagccaacaactcataaatgtaattaaacgacgatccaacggtcagattcaaattaaacgatgatccaacggttggatctgaatttaatgatgatccaacggtcggatcctcacggatcgcctttaggatcatcctccaaaattatcacgaagatccaacggtcagatcttcctgaatcgcccttactaacatctccacaaaattatatgaaaatccgacggtcggattctcacgaatcgccttccaaatcactatttctcaattatacgaagatccaacggtcggatcttcgcccgtgacctcacaaagttaccgggacagtcatacgatcaacatgttaaaatttgaagtaaaaccgatggtctgatcttcgcagatcgtaaaccgaagataaaacgtaaaaaccgtaaatagtaacgtaaaaacgtaaatccactatttatcaactttttctaacatgaccaagttatatattaaaacgctcgtatggatgcatagatcatcgcctagataatgaaaactcgaaatatggtctgacgcgccgccacaagcggtggtcagtgggcggtcaacgcggcggtcaactccgggtcaaccacctccgatggcaaagcgaccaactacaaacttgttcaaaatgaaagggtgatcgtctttcatacctggagctaagcctggttcggcctagatcgtcctagatcaagcgttgaagttggattaatccggagcgtctgatctgattccagattgaatcagagccgtcgaaaaagtcaaacctttgatcaagcgctctacacccaaaatcgtcatgcaaggcctatatggggatgatcagggggaggaggagatcacgaaaatgggaaggatcggcccgtgcaacgccggcacggccaagatccgatcgggtcaaaagctaggctcggggggggcttcgatccaggtctgggggcagcggcggtgcaaggggaggccaccaggcggctgggcgtggcacggcgagtccggagagggccgggtcgtggccggaggacgccgggaAGTGccctttccggccgggtcgggtcggcagAAACCCGGCGGGTCtgaggccgagagagagagaccggagggactgttccgcaaaaatgagattttttcgtccttaatgaaaaattctgatttttctgctatttatagaaaaatcttaattttcaaatattcataacttattcatacgaactccgaatattgcgttccacatatgcacgcgatcgtatcgacgagctctacaactttcatgaaggaagttttcccaaattttgaacgcataaaaagtcaactttgttgaccccctaaaaaacgttcgttttcgaaaataaaatcgttcgaactaattccacaacttctccaagctccgtattcgctcctactatcgtaaaatcatttctaaaaatccatggaatttaatttggatttttcggggtattacaaNNNNNNNNNNNNNNNNNNNNNNNNNNNNNNNNNNNNNNNNNNNNNNNNNNNNNNNNNNNNNNNNNNNNNNNNNNNNNNNNNNNNNNNNNNNNNNNNNNNNNNNNNNNNNNNNNNNNNNNNNNNNNNNNNNNNNNNNNNNNNNNNNNNNNNNNNNNNNNNNNNNNNNNNNNNNNNNNNNNNNNNNNNNNNNNNNNNNNNNNtatatgcgaccgaaaagtgaccctaaactccaacctcgcactttaatttcagagcgaggcctcgctctggataggatctgtgtatatatatatatatatatatatatatatatatatatatatatatatatatgttgctgTTCTAACtcattgtcaaaataatgattTTCCCATacaaacaccaaaaaaaaaaaaatcatgttgAACAATTAATCAACTTCTCAGCACCTCAAAAATTCAATTTGCCAAAAAAGCATGCGTCGAAATTCAGACCCTTAACAAACAGCCGTTGGCTTGCAACTATAACTTGCCCTATTCTCAGCTCTTGCCCTAACCATTGTCTTAATGAATAGCTCCAGCACTTTCCCTGACCATTGTCTTAACGAATAGCTCCCCTGCCCTATACGAGGATCGAACCTGAAAATATTAACAAATACAAGGAATTCTTGTCAATAAACTATGTTGAGAGAAATTAGgaaaaaagataaaagaaactAGAAGTTAAGAGATATATAATCAATAAACTATGTTGAAATGATCTATAACACAATGAAGTATGAGAACCAAACTCAATTTGGGTAATGCCAAACCAGATCACTGTGTTCATCCAAGAAaggaaacaaaataaaacatcATATTAAGATCTTACCAAGGGCCCACTGGCTACATAACGAAATCCAATAGACTCCCCATATTCCTTCCAGAAATCGAATTTCTCAGGGGTGACATATTCTTTGACAGTCAAATGTAGTGGAGTTGGCTGCAGCAAACAAAcaatttcaaatcaaattttCTTTCACAAACTATGATAGTTTCACAGCCTCGCTTGATGATTGCACTTGATTGCCTCAAAACAGTGAAGTTGGTCGCTCAAGGAAAATATAAACAGCTCAAAGCTAAATACATATAGCTGTGTATTACTAACCTGTAAATACTGTCCAAGTGTCAGTATATCCACATCTATAGCCCTTAAATCAGCCATGGCTTCTTTCAACTCATCGTCTGATTCTCCAAGGCCCAACATTATAGAAGTTTTTGTTATCATCCCCTTCTTGCTTTGTTTTGCATGGTTTAGAACAGATAAGCTCTGCTCGTACCTGCATTGCAGATTAAGTATAAGAATCTTTTTTGACGAAAAGAACCAATCCAGACAAGCAGATCACGCAACCTATCCTAGTAGCCAAACAAATAGCCATGCACTTGGCCAAATACCTTTAGATGAAAATGATGATTTTCCAGGCAGTAAAAACACATGAAATTTTCATACTTTTGCCACTTTATCAGCTCACAAAGGTTTAAGGTACAATGTGAAAAACACATCTATAGCTTCGTGAATAGAAGCACAGATACACAGAGAGCAGGTGAAGATATTTGATTGGGCAACCTGGAATGGTATTATCCACACCAAGGTTCAAAGTAAATAAAGTGGCTTATCTGCCTTTCTTTGTCCAAACAAATCAGTGAATAAGAAGCAAGAATATGATTAATCTGAATTTGGATTGCTGCTATAGACAGTTACATTTAGGCAGATCAACCATACTAATTTCTTCAACTAGAGAAGGTTCATCCACTAATTGCAAGAATTGCCTGAAAATGGATAGGAGACGATCTTAAATAAACCAGGTTAACAGGTTAAGACCTCACTTGCAACTGACATCACATGACCTCCCAACAAGCAAACTGAACAGATGCCAGAAATGTTTTAACGATTTTGTTCATAAGTTTATATTTCACATAAATTGGAAAATGCAACAACTTATTTGAGACCTTATACTATGTTCAAACAATGAGAGTATATTTGGTTCCAAAATCAACTACTTCAAGGCCAAACACTAATTAAATATCATTCAAATTAGACCTGAAACCTATCTGTCTATGCCCAAGTAAACAAGCAGATTAGAAGGGGAAGGAACTAGATACTTAAGCAATGCGCTTGTTGATGTCAATCCAAGAGGCTGTTAACATGTTCAAAAATGGAACTTGTACAGGACATACTAGCCCCATTTCTCTGCAAGCGGTAGATGCAAAGACATGAGTTTGAGCATTTATGCACACTTGTAGGCATAAGTGTAAATGAATGAGGGTGAATGCAGATGTAAAAACAAGTAATTGGAAACACTGTGGAGAATAAAGTTAAATGGAAGAAGATGCTGACCCAGCGCGAGGATCTCTGACAATTCGCTGGAGGCGTTTGACAGTCTCAATGTTGTGTGCAAAGACATCAAGGCCGGAGTGTAGCAAAGTGTGCACAGCGGTCAAGTCACCCCGAAAGTCAGAAGTTAAGCACTCGACCATGATGTCAGGCTTGAGATCCTGCAAGAGGAGGAGAGAAAACAAGGAAAGGAAATGAGTGAAGTGGAAactagaaacaaacaaataagagTGGAGTGAAGGGTGAACCTTACCTTGAGGGCCTTGACGGTCTGGGCAAAATGCCCACTTCCACCGTCAGGCAGGTCATCACGATCGACACTGGTTAGAACAATATAATCGACACCCCAGCTGGCAACGGCCATGGCAGTGTTGATGGGCTCCATGGGATCGGGTGGTGGAGGGGTTCGGCTGGTCTTGACGGCACAGAAGCGACAGCCGCGAGTGCAGGTGTCTCCGAGAACCATGATGGTGGCGGTGGAAATGCCGTCGCCACCTCCATTCCAACACTCGCCGATGTTAGGGCATTGGGCCTCCTCGCACACCGTCTTGAGATTCAAACGGGACAAGGTCCCCTTCACCTCCTCATACTTGATGCCCTGTGGGGCTTTCTGCCTCAGCCATCCCGCCTTCTTCACATTCGGGTCTCTCCCAGTGAAAGGCCCCACCGCCGCGGCCTCACATCGTATTCCCCGCCGGGTAGCTGGTTTTACAATCGGGATTGAACCTCTCGAAATTTGGGATGGCTGAATCATCATTTTAATTTCTCCTCCTCCCCCGATCTCTAGATGTCTTTCAATTCAACCCACGCACGATGCAACACTGTGGACTAGTTAAGGGGttttggagagggagagaggactGAATTGAATGTTGGTTGTGGGTtctttctaacttgttttctgATGAAGAGAGACTCCATCTTCTTGTAACCTTGTCGCCCTTTGAAATATCCGTCATTTGTTGCTTGGTTGGTCCGGTTGGTGATTGGTGTTGGTAGTTATGTAACTTATGTTCCCTCCAAAGTGGAaagtaaaaaaaagaagagttaTTTATATTTGCTAGTCACCAAAACAAAAGCATCATCAATGAGAATGGGAAATTCTAAAGGGATGTTCCAATCCGAAGATAACTGAGATACGTGCGGGCTTAAAAAATCGGTTTGGGATCACAGACTATTAATCAAATCGGTTTTTTCTCAATAATAAACACTTTtattctcaaaaagaaaaacgaaaataAATCAAGTGTTGAAATGTTGAATGGCAAGGTAGGGGTTGTTGAACGCAAACACCACCAACGTCCAAACCCAAATGGAACCTGAACACCTCCACTTTCCCCTATGTAAAATACACATTCTGTCAGTCTATTATATAGTAAAATGTCAAAAACTGCCCCTGCTAGTACCTCATTAGTTGGACAGCGGCCTGGCAGAGGAGTTTCTTGCGTTCATGGCATATCAATTTATTTGGATATTACCTCTAAGAAGGAACACTATGATACTTCCACAGATATACAGTTTCCGGTGATAAAACAAACATAGTCTATTTGAAAATGCGGTTGATGCACACTTTATGTGACGGTATTCAAACAGATGCTCCCACAAAATTTTTTAAGCCCACATGCTCCCGAGAAaagaccaaagaaaaaaaagataacGTTTTGATATGGCTAATGTTTTCTGAGCTGAACTCCATCGGTATGATGCACCTTATCCAAGAAGAGCTAGGGCTCATCTTCTGAATCTGAAAcatcaaactttttttttagtgATTCTATATCCCCAGCTTCAGAGGCTGTATGTATCCGTAATCTGTCTGCATCTTCACTGAGAATAAGAGAAAAGAAGATAAAGTTTAATCACGAGTATGAAAAACATTGATTCTAAAATTTTGTGCAATCATACGACAAACTTATAGTTTAGCATTTCTGTTTCCTACATTCTCTTACAATAATGAATTGAGTAAGAAATTAAGGATAAGGGCCTACTCTGTAACACCAAATATTTCTTTGACAATTAAGGAGCTATCCCTCGAACAGAACTCTGGGAGCTGCCAAATTTTTCAAGATCAGAAAACATAGTTTAGGCGAACAATGCACAAGTTAATGAAAATGTAAGAAGCAATAAGCATAAGCCAACAACAAAGTGAACATCAATCGGCAAGTGAGAACTTCGAATCTGTGTgtttctcagaaaaaaaaaaaaaaaagaggcctCTTACAAGAGTTGAGCAAGTGATGCAAGCAAATTTAGAGCATAAGATTTCGATGTTAGACACATAATTACACCATGCTTTCTGTAAAAATTTACATCACTGACGTAATGGAACATGACATCCAATTTGGTGTCCACAGTTGAGCAACTTAAACACATTTGTACAAATATACATTTTGAAGGCCTAAAAGATACTTTATCCCATGGTGTCCCATGTTTGGGACATAAGTTTTATAATCCTCATGTGCGTAATACCCGCTTGACCTTTGAGGCAAGAGAAAATTGATGCAAACAACAGGGTTTTAGAGCACATCTCATAATAACTCACACGTGAGTGGTGAATCTGATTTTGTGAGAAGGGGTAGAAGAGTTGCTCTTTGGAGAGCACAGTACGATGAAAGTTGTAAGCTGTGTTTGGGGGGGAGTTATTGTCTATCGTCGGCCTCTATGGTAGAATCAGTCGGGGGCCTAAGCCAGTAGCATGCAGAATTTCTCCAAGGCAGGACAACTAAGTACTAGCTTGGAAACGTAAACGAGAGGAGCAAGGTACTAGTCATATTTTCTTATGATGTGAATCAAGGTAGTTTctaacaacaaaagaaaaagaaaaaataaaaatgaaccATACAGGCAGTTGGTCAAAGTCATTTTGGTTGTTTGGTCCCTTACCTCTGACAGATAGAACACCTTTCCAAATAGGGCTTGAACGgctaattttcttttaaaaccCCGTTCAGTATAACCTGCCATATCCATTACAACTGGGCCTGCAAGTTGCAAACAAGCCGTCAGCAACTGATAGCACAATTTTGCAATGAATTTTTCTGACTTTTAATTCCATATATGTTTATTAGAAAGCTAAAGGAGCAAATAGTGCAATGTACCTTGGCAGTACACGTATCAAATTAAGTGCAATGCCTTGCTAACAACACAAAAAATCCAAAACATTAACAGATGACGACCATAGAATGATATATGGAGAAGTCATGAAAAAAGTAGTAGTAGAAGCAGGACACATTTATGAGCACATTACAAGCATCCTTCTTCTGTAACTCACAATCGGAGGTAGGAGGAGGTGGTATACATTCACCGCCTACATGTCCTTATCAGATTCTTTATTTTTATATGGAAAAGGGAGTATTGTGTAATTAGATCATACAAGTTATGATAGTAGTAGGTCAATGCTTTACCTTTGTCTCGCACAATTCTTCTTGAAATTTCATTTAGAATTTCAGCCACCTGAGAATCATCGAATAAGGAAGCTTTCCTGAGCTGAATTAAATTGGAAACCATGTCTGGGTTGAATGGCTTTTCATTCAAAGTATAACGGATGTACTTGCGCAAAATCTCCTCCATGCCAAAACCTGTCTGGATACAAATTAGAGACGGTTGTCAAAATCACTCTCATAAAGATATGAAATGCTACAAGAGCACGCCATAGTCCAATAGAATGaatcatttattttatttttttttggttgaaatgaTCCCACTTTGCAACTCAGTAATATGCATATATTCACTTCCTTGGTCCAGCAGTGAGATGATAATGTAAGTATGCTGAGTTGTAACAATAAAAAAGTAATGCATATATGGTGTATCAACAAGAGTAGAAATGTCACCTTTTGCACGAGTTGTTTCAGGGCATCAGGCGTGATTTGGTCGGAGCCATTCTGAAACATTTCGTCTATTGATTTGCATAGCATAGCATTTTTATTGACCTGTTACAAGAAATCAGGACCTTTCGAGTCTTAAACCCTAAAAATGTAAATCAATTGagcagaaaaagaagagaaagcagACCAGTTTCTTGCGTTTATGTCGAGGGGAAGAGAACTTTTTGACGGTCTTGACAACGGCGATGACAAAAGTGAGACCGGCATAAGCGAGAGGAAGAGCCAAAATCCAAGGGAGCGAGCTGGTGCCAACTCTGGGTCCAGGAATGGCCTGCGTGACAGAGCCGGTGAACTCCACCAGGTCCAAGGCCTTCTCTTGAATCCAGGGTAGATCCTCTTCCACTTCTTCAACGccttcttcttctgctgctTTACTGCTTTTGTTAGGGCTCGTCGTCGGCGGAGGATTGGAATTACTCTTCGCCGCCGCCACAGCGGATAACGGCCTGCTAGCTCGGACTCTCACAGCTACAGACACAGGTGCGACTGTGGGACGAAGCAAAGGGAGACCTTTGGGTGGGGCGCGAGGGAGCAATTGGGAAGCAAAGGAAGTGGCCAAAGCAGAAGCCATGAGCAACAAGTTTAGTTTACTACtgattcaattcaattcaattcaatttatTTCGGCTCAGTCCTCACTTCGCTTGCCGCTCGGACTCGGAGGGCGAGGGCTTATGCTTCTCAATCAATCACCAACTACTCTGATTTCTGCCTCTATTGGGTCACTTCCCATAACGGCCCATTTTCCATTCCTACTTGGGCCTCTTTGACATTTTTGCAAACACCGGAAGCTTTAGACAAAAGCGCCGGAAACAAAAACAACATTTCGGTCTTTTCGAAATCATCCCATCCAATGATTTTTCATTTCGGGGTTCGGTAACTTTAAAAATATACTGCAAGGAAATGAAAAATGAGTAATAAGTACAAGGAAAGAGCAAGGAAAAAagaatcttttgaaaaaaaagtgTTGAACTCCATTCTGTGAGGAAACTGTTTCACTTCCTTTTGCATTCCATACACAAGAAAAAATGAGTTTCATTTCCGTGAGGATTAAAATTCAGTTTTATATCTTAATGCTCCAATTCTGTGAAGCGAACGAATTAGTGTCTCACACGTCATAAGAGTGTGATATTTTCACACAAAAAATAGACCAACTGCCCTAAACTATACTAAATATTACCCAAAACTACCCTGAACTTGCCTTGTGGTTTGGTTGGTGATCAAGAACTCAACCCTCCAACTATTCCAAACTTATAGAGTTTAGTTATTACCAAAATCATCGACTTGTTCAATACACTTTGGATTTTAACAAACGATTTGAATTTGCTTGATTTTTTATATTGATGAAATTTAACCAATGATACACAACATTAaggattttattattattttgaataTTTAGAATTTCCATTAATCACAATTGGGGTGAAATACAATGGAGCAAACTGGCTTTCTAGCCTCTATAAATATCACTGGTCTTTAAACTGATTTTAACAGtacagaaggaaaaaaaaaaaaaaactgaatagGACATAAGTGCTTTCACTACAGAAATCATGCACCAAAATTCGAACCCCTATCAGTTCTTACTACTAATTCAGTAAGTAGCATCAAGTGTCGGATCCtttcttttttatcaaataTATTTGGATCCGTTTGAGATATTCAGTAACAGGGCAACTTCATTTATAAACTATTTCTGTTTCCTAAGAGAAACAAATGTGGTTGGTTCTGATCTTCTCCTACAGCTTGGATTTTGGACTGGGGGATTCTTTGGACCACGAGGGTGGGATAATTTTGTAATCCTGGGtcagcttttcctctttcttAACTCCATCTTCTTCTGAAATGTTGTTAGAAAAGGCATCTGGATGAGCTTTAATACAATTCTGCAAAATTACAAACGGATGCACACAGTCTGATCCCtacaaaagagaaagagaacaaAAAATTCACATCAATTACTCGGGAAAATTTAGTGATTCTATACAAGAATATTGAAATATAAACTTCAACCTGAAACCAAACCATTTATTTAAGGATGGTAAACTTTATGGAGTTCCAACTTATAaccatcaaaatcaaatcagccaaaacaaaaactaaaaagcaTCCAAATTGTAATAGTTGCAGCCAACTGGACCTTCAGTTGATTGCATTATCAGTAAGTACATGCATCTAATGACAACCATAACCAGAATTAGCAAAATCCATTCAAGAACTTGTCATTTGGCAGAAGGAAGAGCAAAAgatggtgaaaaacaacatcactCAATTTTTGTCATGAATCTCCAAATCTCCGGTCTGTTTGGTACTCGGATGAAAAATCAACCTAGGTGAATTGACTTTAAATAACTATAAGAAGAAAGTCTAAAAATGCAGGTCAACAGTGataatttttccttttcctctttAGTGTTGGCAGCTTATAGTTATGTTACATGTTCTATTCCATTACATATTATTAAGCAAAATAGAGTTGTAAATATGTTGTGCGCCAATTTGCACAGCAAGGATccagaaataaaagaaaagaaaagaaaccccATAATTTATATTTTGGCAAAGTTGGATACTACCTTCTCTTCCACAGTACTCTTCAGATAACAAACAAAAGCCTCTGAAAACTGAAGCccacaagggcccttttgtaaGTCGGCTATGCAAGGGCACTCCAGGGCCTTCTGAGCCTTGAAATCAAGAGACTGAAAATCAGAAAATGCATAGTTCAGCTCCTTTAATTGCCAATATGAACTACAGAGACAACACACCCATGTCAAGTTTGTGTTTTTAAAATGGACCAACCTCATTCCCATCATTGCCATATGATGCAGCTTCTGTAAATACAGAACAAAGGCAGGAATATCAGCTATTGTcccacataaaaaaaaaaactggcaGATGATAAAGGAATCGAAGTATCAGAAACTAAAAACTCTATAAAAACAGTGGTTGGTATCTGAGAGCTAAGCAATATAGAGGAGAGTGTAGATAGGCTGCAAGCATGATCAACTCAATTCAATTACATCATGTAATCCAATAAGTgaataaagtaaagaaaaatgGTAAAGTAAGAGAGGCACCATTCTGTTCTGTTGGACAATAATAAGTGGAACTTTATAAGGTTTTTCTGTTGCCAGAATAGATGAGGAAAAGTAAACAATTGACGGTGAATGTAGCCTGAACGAGTCGATTTGTACATGGTAAATTGGAAATGGAAACAAACACTTGATGGAGcttaaaaagtaataaaaaaaaaaatatcctaAATCGAAGAAGGGTCCCTAATCAGCAAGAAAGGGTTACCGGAAATGAGAGAGTCGATGGAAGCAGCAGAGGAGACGCCGTGGCCCTGTCGATCCAcatttgctgctgctgctgccgcCGCCTCGCTTTGAACTTGACCCATCTCTTCTCTTGGAGTCTctgaaagagaagagagaagagagaagagagaagagaggactaGTA
Coding sequences within:
- the LOC133708409 gene encoding mitochondrial intermembrane space import and assembly protein 40 homolog isoform X1; translated protein: MGQVQSEAAAAAAANVDRQGHGVSSAASIDSLISEAASYGNDGNESLDFKAQKALECPCIADLQKGPCGLQFSEAFVCYLKSTVEEKGSDCVHPFVILQNCIKAHPDAFSNNISEEDGVKKEEKLTQDYKIIPPSWSKESPSPKSKL
- the LOC133708741 gene encoding uncharacterized protein LOC133708741, with the translated sequence MASALATSFASQLLPRAPPKGLPLLRPTVAPVSVAVRVRASRPLSAVAAAKSNSNPPPTTSPNKSSKAAEEEGVEEVEEDLPWIQEKALDLVEFTGSVTQAIPGPRVGTSSLPWILALPLAYAGLTFVIAVVKTVKKFSSPRHKRKKLVNKNAMLCKSIDEMFQNGSDQITPDALKQLVQKTGFGMEEILRKYIRYTLNEKPFNPDMVSNLIQLRKASLFDDSQVAEILNEISRRIVRDKGPVVMDMAGYTERGFKRKLAVQALFGKVFYLSELPEFCSRDSSLIVKEIFGVTDEDADRLRIHTASEAGDIESLKKKFDVSDSEDEP
- the LOC133708740 gene encoding lipoyl synthase, chloroplastic, whose translation is MMIQPSQISRGSIPIVKPATRRGIRCEAAAVGPFTGRDPNVKKAGWLRQKAPQGIKYEEVKGTLSRLNLKTVCEEAQCPNIGECWNGGGDGISTATIMVLGDTCTRGCRFCAVKTSRTPPPPDPMEPINTAMAVASWGVDYIVLTSVDRDDLPDGGSGHFAQTVKALKDLKPDIMVECLTSDFRGDLTAVHTLLHSGLDVFAHNIETVKRLQRIVRDPRAGYEQSLSVLNHAKQSKKGMITKTSIMLGLGESDDELKEAMADLRAIDVDILTLGQYLQPTPLHLTVKEYVTPEKFDFWKEYGESIGFRYVASGPLVRSSYRAGELFVKTMVRESAGAIH
- the LOC133708409 gene encoding mitochondrial intermembrane space import and assembly protein 40 homolog isoform X2; protein product: MGQVQSEAAAAAAANVDRQGHGVSSAASIDSLISEAASYGNDGNEAQKALECPCIADLQKGPCGLQFSEAFVCYLKSTVEEKGSDCVHPFVILQNCIKAHPDAFSNNISEEDGVKKEEKLTQDYKIIPPSWSKESPSPKSKL